A window of the Cystobacter fuscus genome harbors these coding sequences:
- a CDS encoding enoyl-CoA hydratase/isomerase family protein, producing the protein MTQRQATPSLFDIKAHGSTLVVRIDGGPLQLFSADVALQLEALVERVDKDPDVRAVVFASTHPQRFMSHADVKWLQEGGADFVARQKSGAPPPAASEGYVGLDRLHAIFLRMNSIGVVFVAALEGQALGLGAEFAWACDLRVMADTDAFIGQPEVLLGIMPGGGGSQRLTRLVGSHRSLVAILEGKPFTPAQALEFGAVDAVVPKADVVAKAIELAQHLGKRDKAAVGAIKRTVYFGGSLPLPDGIKLEAKEFLTLNVSANGQKLMLAYQAKTAEIGELPLYAPGGYDAALRAGQVG; encoded by the coding sequence ATGACACAACGACAAGCCACGCCCTCTCTCTTCGATATCAAAGCGCACGGCTCCACGCTGGTGGTGCGCATCGACGGCGGTCCGCTGCAGCTCTTCAGCGCCGACGTGGCTCTGCAGCTCGAAGCGCTCGTGGAGCGCGTGGACAAGGATCCCGATGTGCGTGCGGTGGTCTTCGCCAGCACGCATCCGCAGCGGTTCATGAGCCATGCGGACGTGAAATGGCTGCAGGAAGGCGGCGCCGACTTCGTCGCGCGCCAGAAGTCGGGTGCGCCGCCGCCGGCGGCCTCGGAGGGCTACGTCGGGCTCGACCGCCTGCACGCGATCTTCCTTCGCATGAACAGCATCGGCGTGGTGTTCGTCGCCGCACTCGAGGGCCAGGCGCTGGGGCTCGGCGCGGAGTTCGCATGGGCTTGCGACCTGCGGGTGATGGCCGACACGGACGCCTTCATCGGCCAGCCGGAAGTGCTGCTGGGGATCATGCCGGGCGGCGGCGGCAGCCAGCGCCTGACCCGGCTGGTCGGGTCACATCGCTCGCTCGTCGCGATCCTCGAAGGCAAGCCATTCACGCCCGCGCAGGCACTGGAGTTCGGTGCGGTGGATGCGGTGGTGCCGAAGGCCGACGTCGTAGCGAAGGCCATCGAGCTCGCCCAACATCTGGGCAAGCGCGACAAGGCGGCCGTAGGCGCCATCAAGCGTACGGTCTACTTCGGTGGTTCACTACCGCTGCCAGACGGCATCAAGCTCGAAGCCAAGGAATTCCTCACGCTCAACGTCTCCGCGAATGGTCAGAAGTTGATGCTCGCCTACCAGGCGAAGACAGCCGAGATTGGGGAGCTTCCGCTCTACGCTCCTGGTGGCTATGACGCCGCGCTACGGGCAGGGCAGGTCGGCTAG
- a CDS encoding MDR family oxidoreductase, whose translation MRGSIRALLTKKTEAGLSTTLTHLDPAELGEGDVTVRVEWSTVNYKDALALSGRGEIIKRLPLVGGIDLAGTVESSNDTRFAPGDRVLVNGWDLSQTHHGGYAEKARVPANWLVPVPDAFSTRDAMAIGTAGYSAMLCVLALEHSGLTPDDGDVLVTGANGGVGSIAIALLSKLGYRVVASTGRVSEAEHLRALGAADVIDRNDLARPGPPLGPERWAGAVDAVGSHTLANVLAQTRYRGVVAACGLAQGLDLPTSMAPFILRGITLAGIDTVRAPRALRLAAWARLATDLELPKLAAATREIELADVPDTVAHLLRGEVRGRLVVRIP comes from the coding sequence ATGAGAGGCTCCATTCGCGCACTGCTGACAAAGAAAACAGAGGCCGGGCTGTCGACGACCCTCACCCACCTCGATCCCGCCGAGCTCGGCGAAGGCGACGTCACCGTCCGGGTCGAATGGTCGACGGTGAACTACAAGGACGCGCTCGCGCTTTCAGGGCGCGGCGAGATCATCAAGAGGCTGCCGCTGGTAGGCGGTATCGACCTCGCGGGCACGGTCGAGTCGTCGAATGACACCCGGTTCGCGCCGGGCGACCGCGTGCTCGTCAACGGCTGGGACCTGAGCCAGACGCACCACGGCGGCTACGCCGAGAAGGCGCGCGTGCCGGCCAACTGGCTCGTCCCCGTGCCCGACGCCTTCAGCACGCGCGATGCCATGGCGATCGGGACGGCCGGCTACAGCGCGATGCTGTGCGTGCTCGCGCTCGAGCATTCCGGCCTGACACCCGATGACGGCGATGTCCTCGTCACCGGTGCGAACGGCGGCGTCGGCTCCATCGCGATCGCACTGCTGTCGAAGCTCGGCTACCGGGTCGTCGCCTCCACCGGCCGCGTGTCGGAGGCGGAGCACCTTCGCGCGCTGGGCGCGGCGGACGTCATCGACCGCAATGACCTCGCGCGGCCCGGCCCGCCTCTGGGTCCGGAGCGCTGGGCCGGCGCGGTGGACGCCGTCGGCAGCCACACGCTCGCCAACGTTCTGGCGCAGACGCGCTATCGCGGCGTCGTGGCCGCCTGCGGACTCGCGCAGGGCCTGGACCTGCCGACGTCGATGGCGCCCTTCATCCTCCGCGGCATCACCCTGGCCGGTATCGATACCGTGAGAGCGCCCCGCGCTCTGCGGCTGGCGGCATGGGCACGCCTCGCGACGGATCTCGAGCTGCCCAAGCTGGCCGCCGCCACGCGGGAAATCGAACTCGCCGACGTCCCCGACACCGTCGCGCACCTGCTGCGCGGTGAGGTCAGGGGGCGCCTGGTGGTGCGGATTCCCTGA
- a CDS encoding M48 family metallopeptidase gives MAHSTGLLFRAAVAILLMVLFFSLALTASAGLVYGAYELGAFTLEHVRGRGLVLLLLVAGAMGFGGLVILWSIVPRIDRFTPPGPELTAKEQPVLFQEIHRIAEMTGQEPPTHVYLVPDVNAFVTERGGWMGLGSQRVMGLGLGLVNILGVSELRAVIAHEFGHFHGGDTKLGPWIYKTRGAIIRTVQNLYAAGEASAEVGTVAFVLKAVGKPFEGFAKGYLRITQAISRAQEYSADGIAVRTQGAAALVEGLKKTHRGGLAFSAFVDSELGPLLENKRHAPLGEGFRRFLGAPNVAERLGQLEKEELSEGKQDPYDTHPPLRERIRHAESLDAPWVAQDVRPAVELLADVPQLEAKLYSEWTQGATLTPIEWAESASVFVPDWRAALLDAQRGLAHGTTALTLPTETPALRELAAKVTGQDTTHVPEDTLQQWATGLYLRVLSAVLVDHGFTPSNNPGEAIAFTRGELRLEPSSLVGRYLRGELGREAWSASWQEAGLADAPLTPEDVQQRRSG, from the coding sequence ATGGCCCACTCCACCGGTCTCCTGTTCCGCGCAGCGGTTGCCATCCTCCTGATGGTCCTCTTCTTCAGCCTCGCGCTCACCGCCTCCGCGGGCCTCGTCTACGGCGCGTACGAGCTGGGAGCCTTCACCCTCGAGCACGTGCGCGGCCGCGGCCTCGTCTTGCTCCTGCTCGTCGCGGGCGCCATGGGCTTCGGGGGCCTGGTCATCCTCTGGTCCATCGTCCCGCGGATCGACCGCTTCACCCCGCCGGGGCCGGAGCTGACGGCGAAGGAGCAGCCGGTGCTCTTCCAGGAGATTCACCGCATCGCGGAGATGACGGGCCAGGAGCCCCCCACCCACGTGTACCTCGTCCCGGACGTGAACGCGTTCGTCACGGAGCGGGGTGGCTGGATGGGCCTGGGCAGCCAGCGGGTGATGGGGCTCGGTCTGGGGCTCGTGAACATCCTCGGCGTGAGCGAGCTGCGCGCGGTCATCGCGCACGAGTTCGGCCACTTCCATGGGGGAGACACCAAGCTCGGGCCGTGGATCTACAAGACGCGCGGGGCCATCATCCGCACCGTCCAGAACCTTTACGCGGCCGGCGAGGCCTCGGCGGAGGTGGGCACCGTCGCCTTCGTCCTCAAGGCGGTGGGCAAGCCGTTCGAGGGGTTCGCGAAGGGCTACCTGCGCATCACCCAGGCCATCAGCCGCGCGCAGGAGTACAGCGCGGATGGGATCGCGGTCCGGACCCAGGGGGCGGCGGCGCTGGTGGAGGGGCTGAAGAAGACGCACCGCGGAGGGCTCGCGTTCTCGGCGTTCGTCGACAGCGAGCTGGGACCGCTGCTCGAGAACAAGCGCCACGCGCCACTGGGCGAGGGCTTCCGCCGCTTCCTCGGCGCTCCGAATGTCGCCGAGCGGCTGGGGCAGTTGGAGAAGGAGGAGCTCAGCGAGGGCAAGCAGGACCCGTACGACACGCACCCGCCGCTGCGCGAGCGCATCCGTCACGCCGAGTCGCTCGATGCGCCGTGGGTGGCCCAGGACGTGCGCCCCGCGGTGGAGCTGCTCGCGGACGTGCCGCAGCTGGAGGCGAAGCTCTACTCGGAGTGGACGCAAGGGGCGACGCTCACCCCCATCGAGTGGGCGGAGAGCGCGAGCGTGTTCGTTCCCGACTGGCGGGCGGCGCTGCTGGACGCCCAGCGAGGACTCGCACACGGCACCACGGCCCTCACGCTGCCCACCGAGACCCCGGCCCTGCGCGAGCTGGCCGCCAAGGTGACCGGACAGGACACGACCCATGTTCCCGAGGACACCCTCCAGCAGTGGGCAACCGGCCTCTACCTGCGCGTGCTGAGCGCCGTGCTGGTGGACCACGGCTTCACGCCCTCGAACAACCCGGGAGAGGCCATCGCCTTCACCCGGGGCGAACTCCGGCTCGAGCCCTCCTCGCTGGTGGGGCGCTACCTCCGCGGGGAGCTCGGTCGTGAGGCCTGGAGCGCGAGCTGGCAGGAGGCCGGGCTCGCCGACGCGCCCCTCACCCCCGAGGACGTCCAGCAGCGCCGCTCCGGCTAG
- a CDS encoding winged helix-turn-helix transcriptional regulator translates to MRSKRHDPKSGCPVEATVSVIGGLWKPLILFHLMGGTLRFMEITRRIPKATQRMLTLQLRELEDDGVVVRRVYPQVPPKVEYELTPFGRSLAPVLLTLREWGVTYLLSQGVEPDALPTCAASELLASRAKAPAAAG, encoded by the coding sequence ATGCGATCCAAGCGCCATGACCCCAAGAGCGGTTGCCCTGTGGAAGCCACGGTCTCGGTGATTGGCGGGCTGTGGAAGCCGCTGATCCTGTTCCACCTGATGGGCGGCACGCTGCGCTTCATGGAAATCACGCGGCGCATCCCGAAAGCCACACAACGCATGCTCACGCTGCAGCTGCGCGAGCTGGAGGACGACGGCGTCGTCGTGCGCCGCGTCTATCCGCAGGTGCCGCCGAAGGTCGAGTACGAACTCACGCCGTTCGGTCGCTCATTGGCGCCGGTATTGCTCACGCTGCGCGAATGGGGCGTGACCTACCTGCTCAGTCAGGGTGTCGAACCCGATGCATTGCCGACGTGTGCGGCGAGCGAGCTGTTGGCATCCAGAGCCAAAGCACCAGCTGCGGCTGGTTAG
- a CDS encoding serine/threonine-protein kinase PknK, which translates to MSPPPLVIPGYEVERPVARGGFGTLLSARRQRDGQHVAIKVAHRSGAPVEEGMRQEAEALRTIGPPTVPEVYETDRLAMGRPYLVMQFIAHPTLAGLLERQEGPLAEAGRCALALVEALEAVHGRGLIHCDLKPENVFVDEAAGAVGLFDFGLARPLVVVEDGAPSIDEQVYIGTAEYMAPEQCLGATLDARTDVYAAGVLLFEILTGRTPFFGSVADVHRAHLTRRPPRPSELGAVPPSLEEVVLRCLAKERSRRYASARELSLALRRALEQPSLAPAPQRAAPPGPSATASSCSVAALFLRSGANPVTVQKALAQCGGQLAFQRGTCFAAVFAPEAEAHPLQGARQCAERVLTEGLALTALVDVAKVKVLRNANGLPRYLSPVFSRPEHYPTEQGPHTLLLTAAAVKMLPGMAFVPVPEHPGLFRKAPLPPEAGGEDTSTVLRLEHGMLLGLQRELEAMVRSAVTAVRQRAPTLATVRGDQGLGKSHLATAFLHLMEQQLPEARILTLRARAPVQGDSERTLRLLLRRVLGGRGTEPEELEASGHARCEALLGAELARELWPVVASCLGWLTPTTDLSNQAAAPGALRALTVRAAGELLAASARAHPLLLLLDDAHFAEEVALEALEYAARAESRISLWVCVLSRPGFLRTHPQWGSRAAHHHSLRLGPLALSDAIELCRAELRPAESVPEEALVRLAERAQRVPLFIVELVRGLKRQGMVRQRPGGSWYLATDELERVPEIHLVAWLAQHELAAMPAELTVHTRLCALLGSDFSLEEVEAVVEELAREDGASDFPLDPRHATHRLVELGLLVAQPQEGLRFRNALIREAVVRSISEGWRWRIHRAAHRYYLREAHDGRPRLPPLAFHAASCGLREEATALYLELAESARGRHAYLEAETTYTRALELMPETAGPWCLAALRGRGLMRYRMGRYEDSLADLVRARELARQLGDAREEVEVLLDEATALDWTNDYARSAERVEQAVSLALVARLDTPLLQVRMLLGMGRVHFRQGLWKRARLLLEAAATQGHRLGDSGYESRIISLLLLGFILPNLGRIDDAQRVLEECIAACTERGDKLHLGSAINNRRNLWVARGELARALEDQEHFKRLGRELGMVGWEYFAEYNQGELHYQAGNVRAAEPHIARAVELERAHPEVASRPWGLLLRARVLAYEGKEEQALQALQAIRQALAERPGTALSSSELVLFSVVEMTTRPTSPEEWQTLQASSDACSMEQEPLEVLEVQALARLRRGECQAAVALLEEALRRAEHIPTIMRPRLRNSLRGGLARLCGQ; encoded by the coding sequence ATGTCTCCGCCTCCGCTGGTCATTCCCGGATATGAAGTGGAGCGCCCGGTGGCGCGAGGCGGCTTCGGCACCCTGCTGTCCGCCCGGCGCCAGCGAGATGGCCAGCACGTCGCCATCAAGGTCGCCCACCGCAGCGGAGCCCCCGTCGAGGAGGGCATGCGCCAGGAGGCCGAGGCGCTGCGCACCATCGGTCCACCCACCGTGCCCGAGGTGTACGAGACGGACCGGCTGGCCATGGGCCGGCCCTACCTCGTCATGCAGTTCATCGCCCACCCGACGCTGGCCGGGCTGCTGGAGCGGCAGGAGGGGCCTCTGGCCGAGGCGGGCCGCTGCGCGCTGGCGCTGGTGGAGGCGCTCGAGGCCGTCCACGGCCGGGGCCTCATCCACTGCGATCTCAAGCCGGAGAACGTCTTCGTCGACGAGGCCGCTGGGGCCGTGGGCCTCTTCGACTTCGGGCTGGCGCGACCGCTGGTCGTCGTGGAGGACGGCGCTCCTTCCATCGACGAACAGGTCTACATCGGCACCGCCGAGTACATGGCGCCCGAGCAGTGCCTGGGGGCGACGCTGGACGCGCGCACGGACGTGTACGCGGCGGGAGTGCTCCTCTTCGAGATACTCACCGGCCGGACGCCCTTCTTCGGCTCCGTCGCGGACGTCCATCGCGCCCACCTCACGCGCCGCCCGCCCCGTCCCTCCGAACTGGGTGCGGTGCCCCCCTCGCTGGAGGAGGTGGTGCTGCGCTGTCTGGCCAAGGAGCGCTCCCGCCGCTACGCCTCCGCCCGGGAGCTGTCCCTCGCCCTGCGGCGGGCGCTGGAGCAACCCTCCCTGGCGCCTGCTCCCCAGCGCGCTGCGCCTCCAGGCCCGTCCGCCACTGCTTCTTCCTGCTCCGTGGCCGCGCTCTTCCTGCGCTCTGGCGCCAACCCCGTCACGGTCCAGAAGGCATTGGCCCAGTGCGGCGGACAGCTCGCCTTCCAGAGGGGCACCTGCTTCGCCGCCGTCTTCGCCCCCGAGGCCGAGGCCCATCCCCTCCAGGGCGCCCGCCAATGCGCCGAGCGCGTGCTGACCGAGGGGCTGGCCCTCACCGCCCTGGTGGACGTGGCCAAGGTGAAGGTGCTGCGCAACGCCAACGGCCTTCCTCGCTACCTGAGCCCCGTCTTCTCCCGCCCGGAGCACTACCCCACCGAGCAGGGGCCGCACACGCTGCTGCTGACGGCGGCGGCGGTGAAGATGCTGCCGGGAATGGCCTTCGTCCCGGTGCCGGAGCACCCGGGCCTGTTCCGCAAGGCCCCTCTCCCTCCAGAGGCCGGTGGTGAAGACACCTCCACCGTGCTGCGGCTGGAGCACGGGATGCTGCTGGGTCTGCAACGGGAGCTGGAGGCGATGGTGCGGAGCGCCGTCACGGCGGTGCGACAGCGGGCCCCGACCCTGGCCACCGTGAGAGGTGATCAGGGATTGGGCAAGAGCCACCTGGCCACCGCGTTCCTCCACCTCATGGAGCAGCAACTCCCCGAGGCCCGCATCCTCACCCTGCGCGCGCGGGCGCCGGTGCAGGGAGATTCCGAGCGAACCCTCCGCCTGCTGCTGCGCCGGGTGCTGGGAGGCAGGGGCACGGAACCGGAGGAGCTCGAGGCCTCCGGCCACGCCCGGTGCGAGGCGTTGTTGGGGGCCGAGCTGGCCCGCGAGCTGTGGCCCGTGGTGGCCAGCTGCCTGGGATGGCTCACCCCCACCACCGACCTGTCGAACCAGGCGGCCGCCCCCGGAGCCCTGCGTGCGCTCACGGTACGCGCCGCCGGCGAGTTGCTGGCCGCCAGTGCCCGGGCCCACCCCCTGCTGCTGTTGCTGGACGATGCCCACTTCGCCGAGGAGGTGGCCCTGGAGGCGCTCGAGTACGCCGCGCGGGCCGAGTCCCGGATTTCCCTCTGGGTCTGCGTGCTCTCCCGCCCCGGCTTCCTGCGCACCCATCCCCAGTGGGGCTCGCGCGCCGCCCACCACCACTCCCTGCGACTCGGCCCCCTGGCCCTCTCCGATGCGATCGAGCTGTGCCGCGCCGAGCTGCGCCCCGCGGAGAGCGTGCCCGAGGAGGCCCTGGTCCGGCTGGCCGAGCGCGCTCAGCGCGTGCCCCTCTTCATCGTCGAGCTGGTGCGCGGCCTCAAGCGCCAGGGCATGGTGCGCCAGCGCCCCGGCGGAAGCTGGTACCTGGCCACGGACGAGCTGGAGCGGGTGCCGGAAATCCATCTCGTGGCGTGGCTGGCCCAGCATGAGCTGGCGGCCATGCCGGCCGAGCTCACCGTGCATACCCGGCTGTGCGCGCTGCTGGGCAGCGACTTCAGCCTCGAGGAGGTGGAGGCGGTGGTGGAGGAGCTGGCGCGGGAGGACGGCGCCTCCGACTTCCCCTTGGATCCGCGCCACGCCACCCACCGGCTGGTGGAGCTGGGGCTGCTGGTGGCCCAACCGCAAGAGGGCCTGCGCTTCCGCAACGCGCTGATACGGGAGGCGGTGGTCCGATCGATCTCCGAGGGCTGGCGCTGGCGCATCCACCGCGCGGCCCACCGCTACTACCTCCGCGAGGCCCACGATGGGCGCCCGCGCCTGCCCCCACTGGCCTTCCACGCCGCTTCCTGCGGCCTGCGGGAGGAGGCCACGGCCCTCTACCTGGAGCTGGCCGAGTCGGCCCGGGGCCGTCACGCCTACCTGGAGGCCGAGACCACCTACACCCGTGCCCTGGAGCTGATGCCGGAGACGGCCGGCCCGTGGTGCCTCGCCGCGCTGCGCGGCCGGGGCCTCATGCGCTACCGGATGGGCCGCTACGAGGACTCGCTGGCCGACCTGGTGCGCGCCCGGGAGCTGGCCCGGCAGCTCGGCGACGCGCGTGAGGAGGTGGAGGTTCTGCTGGACGAGGCCACCGCCCTGGATTGGACCAATGATTACGCGCGCTCCGCGGAGCGCGTCGAGCAGGCGGTGTCCCTGGCCCTCGTGGCCCGACTCGACACCCCGCTGCTGCAGGTGCGGATGCTGCTCGGCATGGGGCGCGTCCACTTCCGCCAGGGCCTGTGGAAGCGCGCCCGCCTCCTGCTGGAGGCCGCCGCGACCCAGGGACACCGTCTGGGGGATTCCGGCTACGAGTCGCGCATCATCTCCCTGCTGTTGCTGGGCTTCATCCTCCCCAACCTGGGCCGGATCGACGACGCGCAGCGGGTGCTGGAGGAGTGCATCGCCGCCTGCACCGAGCGCGGAGACAAGCTGCACCTGGGCAGCGCCATCAACAACCGCCGCAACCTCTGGGTGGCGCGCGGCGAGCTCGCGCGGGCGCTGGAGGACCAGGAGCATTTCAAGCGACTGGGGCGGGAGCTGGGCATGGTGGGCTGGGAGTACTTCGCCGAGTACAACCAGGGAGAGCTGCACTATCAGGCGGGAAACGTCCGGGCGGCCGAGCCACACATCGCACGGGCGGTGGAGCTGGAGCGCGCCCACCCGGAGGTGGCGTCCCGTCCGTGGGGGCTGCTGCTGCGGGCACGAGTCCTGGCCTACGAAGGAAAGGAGGAACAGGCCCTCCAGGCGCTGCAAGCCATCCGCCAGGCGCTGGCGGAGCGGCCGGGCACGGCGCTCAGTTCCTCCGAGCTCGTCCTCTTCTCGGTGGTGGAGATGACCACGCGACCGACCTCGCCCGAGGAGTGGCAGACCCTGCAGGCGAGCTCGGACGCGTGCTCCATGGAGCAGGAGCCGCTGGAGGTGCTGGAGGTGCAGGCCCTGGCCCGGCTGCGGCGGGGCGAGTGCCAGGCCGCCGTGGCGCTGCTGGAGGAAGCGCTGAGGCGCGCGGAGCACATTCCCACCATCATGCGCCCGCGGTTGCGCAACAGCCTGCGGGGTGGGCTTGCCCGGTTATGTGGACAGTAG